The following are from one region of the Tachyglossus aculeatus isolate mTacAcu1 chromosome 13, mTacAcu1.pri, whole genome shotgun sequence genome:
- the LOC119936075 gene encoding vegetative cell wall protein gp1-like codes for MQQRRQPMSVNPRRRQPMSVSPRRLHPRPLQSLAGHAPSAQIANEREPPLQTANERQAPPLLPRPPSLPAPFPSVQPLPGPSPSSRAANKRQPPPKTANERQAPPLLPRPPQPQPSSPLLLPPPWRSPSLVPPPQRGQPMSASPRRREPMNVSSFPALPFHPCAPSLGFLPAPAPSAQAANEPLPGPAPSARTANEREAPTQPANERQAPPSDSASPSPPSSAPPLQSLAGPAPSARAANEPQPLRGPALSAQTANERESPPQPANERQALPSMAPPPGREQPMSVRRAAPPSSPGRRPGAAAAAGASSAEP; via the exons ATGCAGCAG CGCAGGCAGCCAATGAGCGTCAACCCTCGCCGCAGGCAGCCAATGAGCGTCAGCCCTCGACGGCTCCATCCCCGCCCCCTTCAG TCCCTCGCTGGTCACGCCCCCTCGGCGCAGATAGCCAATGAGCGTGAGCCCCCGCTGCAGACAGCCAATGAGCGTCAGGCTCCGCCTCTccttccccgccctccctccctccctgctcccttcccctcggTGCAG CCCCTCCCTGGTCCCTCCCCCTCGTCGCGGGCAGCCAATAAACGTCAGCCCCCGCCAAAGACAGCCAATGAACGTCAGGCTCCGCCGCTCCTTCCCcgccctcctcagccccagcccTCCAGTCCCTTGCTGCTCCCGCCCCCTTGGCGCAG cccctcccTGGTCCCGCCCCCTCAGCGCGGGCAGCCAATGAGCGCCAGCCCCCGCCGCAGGGAACCAATGAACGTCAGCTCCTTTCccgccctccccttccacccttgTGCCCCATCTCTCGGTTTCCTCCCTGCTCCCGCCCCCTCGGCGCAGGCAGCCAATGAGC cTCTCCCTGGTCCCGCCCCCTCGGCGCGGACAGCCAATGAGCGTGAGGCCCCCACGCAGCCAGCCAATGAGCGTCAGGCTCCGCCGTCAGACTCCGCCTCTCCTTCCCCGCCCTCCTCGGCCCCTCCCCTCCAGTCCCTCGCTGGTCCCGCCCCCTCGGCGCGGGCAGCCAATGAGC CGCAG cccctccgtGGTCCCGCCCTCTCGGCGCAGACGGCCAATGAGCGCGAGAGCCCGCCGCAGCCAGCCAATGAGCGCCAGGCTCTGCCTTCCATGGCCCCGCCTCCTGGGCGCGAGCAGCCAATGAGCGTCCGTCGGGCCGCCCCGCCCTCCAGCCCGGGACGGAGGccgggcgccgccgccgccgccggggcgtCTAGCGCAGAGCCCTGA
- the LOC119936076 gene encoding uncharacterized protein LOC119936076: MDSSGCPRLLALLQLVGEALLLAHVPAAAPSRPAEASTITSRAGETVRLHCRPHPAGQPIRRVSWTLLQDGPHATVHSYSNGTDQLEDQDARFARRTGLSVRPGEAVLTLRDVRPRDSGTYRCHLGDGRAAVPRDVFLHVMAPGGPGLEEGGVEARQPRARGGDDVPEEPVQLGIVADGLLQVRRGDALPAVGPGGVTGQLQELGRQVLQHGGQEDRGARGHPLGVVAAAQEAVHQAHREPQPGPGGARAARARAARAGAGALRRGHAVGHDDAPPRPWRPQPFIILRPGGPIDRSKADGAFCRPVLAGGEVIKEPRASGRALSLGSVSAESSGWTQSLSFITLVSGIG, from the exons ATGGACTCCAGCGGATGCCCTCGGCTCCTGGCACTGCTGCAGCTCGTGGGAGAGGCCCTGCTGCTGGCTCACGTGCCCGCGG CCGCTCCTTCCCGGCCCGCGGAGGCCTCCACGATCACCTCCAGAGCCGGGGAGACCGTCAGGCTGCACTGCAGGCCCCATCCCGCCGGGCAGCCCATCCGGCGGGTCTCGTGGACCCTCCTCCAGGACGGCCCCCACGCCACGGTCCACAGCTACTCGAACGGCACCGACCAGCTCGAGGACCAGGACGCCAGGTTCGCCCGCCGCACGGGGCTCTCCGTCCGGCCCGGGGAGGCCGTGCTGACGCTCAGGGACGTCAGGCCTCGGGACAGCGGGACCTATCGGTGTCACCTGGGGGACGGCCGGGCGGCCGTACCCCGAGACGTGTTCCTTCATGTCATGG CTCCGGGCGGTCCAGGGCTTGAGGAGGGCGGAGTGGAGGCGAGGCAGCCCCGCGCCCGGGGCGGAGATGATGTCCCCGAAGAGCCGGTCCAGCTCGGCATCGTGGCGGACGGCCTGCTGCAGGTGCGCCGGGGAGATGCGTTGCCGGCCGTGGGCCCCGGCGGTGTGACCGGCCAGCTCCAGGAGCTCGGCCGCCAGGTACTCCAGCACGGCGGCCAGGAAGACCGGGGCGCCCGCGGACACCCTCTGGGAGTAGTGGCCGCGGCGCAGGAAGCGGTCCACCAGGCTCACCGAGAACCGCAGCCGGGCCCGGGAGGAGCGAGAGCGGCGAGGGCCCGAGCGGCGCGGGCCGGCGCGGGAGCCCTCCGGAGAGGGCACGCGGTCGGACATGACGACGCTCCTCCGCGGCCCTGGAGGCCCCAGCCCTTTATAATCCTGAGGCCGGGCGGCCCGATTGACCGGAGCAAAGCCGACGGGGCCTTTTGTCGGCCAGTCCTGGCCGGTGGTGAGGTCATAAAGGAACCACGGGCTTCCGGTCGGGCCCTGTCTCTGGGATCGGTTTCTGcagaatcatcaggttggacacagtccctgtccttcataacTTTGGTTtctggtatcggttaa